The sequence below is a genomic window from Rhizobium sp. NXC14.
CTTCGCGCACCGCGGTGTCGTCGTCGGGTGCCTTCAGCAGGATGTGCAGGTCGATGCCTTCGCTGGCCTCGGACTCATAGCCTTTGCCGATGATGATGAAGATCATCGGCCCGTCGAAATTATTGTCGTTATCAGGTGTCGTGATCATCGCCTGTCCTCGGTTCCTGGAGATTCGCTTTGTCGAATCCGCTGAGAGGACCTAACGCCGCAATCGCTGATTCCTTAACCGCTTTTGCTGCAAGGCCCAAGTTTTTATCTTGGCGCACGTCCCTGAATGCGTCTAGAAGGATGAAAACAGGGCGTTCGGCCCGCATATCAAGGTGATGCGGCCAAGTTTATTTCTTAACTGGCCTTGACGGAACGGGTGGAAACCAGTAGTACCCCGCCCATCAGATCCCATGTGAGGCTTGGCTGTTCGGGGCGACGCGCCCTGAAATTCACCTCA
It includes:
- a CDS encoding transcriptional regulator produces the protein MITTPDNDNNFDGPMIFIIIGKGYESEASEGIDLHILLKAPDDDTAVREALNALAEEGFIEADLDQIGMLTEIPAEEPHASAYQGAVDGEVAIIRFN